In Oscillospiraceae bacterium, the DNA window AGCTTCAGGAGCGCCTCGCCAAGCTGTCGGGCGGCGTGGCCGTCCTCAAAGTGGGCGCGGCCACCGAGGTCGAGATGAAAGAGAAAAAGCTGCGCATCGAGGATGCGCTGAACGCCACCCGCGCGGCGGTGGAGGAGGGCATCGTGGCCGGCGGCGGCACGATCTTTGTCAACGCCGTTCCGGCTGTGGAGAAGCTGCTGGCCGATGTGGGAGGCGATGAGAAGACCGGCGTCGAGATCGTCGCGCGCGCCCTGACGGAGCCCTTGAAGCAGATCGCGATCAATGCCGGGCTGGAGGGCTCGGTGGTGCTCGAGAAGATCCGTGAGAGCGGCAAGATAGGCTGGGGCTTCAATGTGTTCAACGAGAACTACGGCGACATGGTGACCTTCGGCATCGTCGACCCGACAAAGGTCACGCGCTCGGCGCTGGAGAACGCGGCGTCCATCGCGGCCATGGTACTGACCACCGAGAGCCTGGTGGCCGACAAGAAGGAACCTCTGCCCCCCGCCCCCGCCCCCGGCGGCATGGGCGGCGGCATGGACATGTATTAAAGTAAAGCAGGTGTAGGGGACGCTGCCCACAGCGTCCCGCCGTCCCCCACACACACAGGGTTCAACAGAAAGCCGGGTTGCGGACATCACATCCGCAACCCGGCTCTTTTGCTGTCCACAATCCCCGCTGATTGCATCCAGCCCAGCCCGGCGCGGTAAAGCGAGATAGGCGCCATACTTGATTTTTTCCGACATTCGGCATATACTATTGAGTAGGAAAGTCGGAATATCAGAAAACAAGGAGATGAACGTATGTTAGCGGAACTGCGCGCGAAGTCGCAGATTACCATACCCAAAGAAATCGTTGATCGGCTTGGAATCGCGGAGGGCGACAAGCTGGAGGTGACCGAGAAGGACGGCGCGATTTGCCTGATGCCCGTCGTCGTGTACCCCAAAAAGTATCTTGACGAGCTCCGCGGGGAAATCCAAGACGCGAAGGCGAAGATCGCGGCGGGAGAGCGTCCCGCGTTTGACAGCGTGGACGCTCTATTTAGCAAACTGGAGGGCCATTGATGGCCTATCAGCTTACGTTTACCGAGCGGTTTCAGAAGCATTTCAAGACTTTGACAGAACAGGAAAAGCGGCAGCTGCGGCGAAAATTGGAACTGAACAAAAGGAGACGCGTCGCGCCTCCTTTTGTTCTCATCTATTACATTTGGTGTAACAGGCGTCGTCAGGCGTACTGTCAGCTGATCGTTCCGCTGGCGCTGCACGTCAGCGGGATATTCACGGAGGCAGATGTGACCAAGATAGACCCAAGCCATTTCTTCAGTGTGGCTGTAACGCGCGCGGTTGCGCCTGTCGTCGAAAGGCTTTGGTTCTCGTAGGTCCAGCTGCTGGCGACCCAATGACTGGCGGACGCACTGACAACCCAGGCGGACGAACCGTCATATCCGAACGTGGCGTTCAGCGTAACGGTGGCG includes these proteins:
- a CDS encoding AbrB/MazE/SpoVT family DNA-binding domain-containing protein translates to MLAELRAKSQITIPKEIVDRLGIAEGDKLEVTEKDGAICLMPVVVYPKKYLDELRGEIQDAKAKIAAGERPAFDSVDALFSKLEGH